In Thermodesulfobacteriota bacterium, one DNA window encodes the following:
- a CDS encoding MoxR family ATPase, whose amino-acid sequence MVNKDSRKNFSGATRYVLDDELAQIVNISMALEMPLLLKGEPGTGKTMLAHAIAENLDMPLIVLNVKSSMKLVEALYQYDTLTRLNDSRFGDSSRDVSNIEDYIKMGKIGQAFTSSARSVLLIDEIDKADTDFQDDMLDVLDQMEFDIIEIDKTVKASHRPVFIITSNAKKDLSDPFLGRCNFHHIAFPDPKMMRKIIRVHFPNLNDELMENAVDAFYKLRELDTIEKRPATRELINWIRALSADPDFKPKKLIKGEVPFLGVLFKKSQDYNKAVNSVERRRLF is encoded by the coding sequence ATGGTTAACAAAGATTCAAGAAAAAATTTCTCAGGAGCAACCCGCTATGTTCTGGATGATGAGCTGGCTCAAATCGTAAACATATCCATGGCACTTGAAATGCCGCTTTTGCTCAAAGGCGAGCCCGGCACAGGCAAAACCATGCTTGCCCACGCCATTGCCGAGAATCTGGATATGCCCCTTATTGTGTTGAATGTAAAATCGAGCATGAAACTGGTTGAGGCGCTTTATCAGTATGACACCCTGACCCGACTGAATGACAGCCGTTTTGGTGATTCAAGCCGGGATGTCAGCAATATAGAAGATTATATTAAAATGGGGAAAATCGGTCAGGCGTTCACCTCGTCTGCCAGGTCGGTCCTTCTGATCGATGAAATCGACAAGGCAGACACCGATTTCCAGGACGACATGCTCGATGTGCTGGATCAGATGGAATTTGATATTATTGAAATTGATAAAACGGTTAAAGCCTCACATCGACCGGTATTTATTATTACCTCAAATGCAAAAAAAGACTTGTCGGACCCGTTTCTTGGCAGGTGTAACTTTCATCATATTGCCTTTCCGGACCCCAAGATGATGCGCAAAATTATTCGGGTTCATTTTCCGAACCTTAATGACGAGCTTATGGAAAATGCCGTTGACGCTTTTTACAAACTTCGGGAGCTGGATACCATAGAGAAACGGCCTGCCACCCGCGAACTCATTAACTGGATCAGGGCGCTTTCCGCCGACCCCGATTTTAAGCCCAAAAAACTGATAAAAGGCGAGGTGCCGTTTTTGGGAGTTCTATTCAAAAAAAGCCAGGACTATAATAAAGCGGTTAATTCCGTAGAACGCCGAAGACTTTTTTAA